One Aegilops tauschii subsp. strangulata cultivar AL8/78 chromosome 7, Aet v6.0, whole genome shotgun sequence genomic window carries:
- the LOC109743122 gene encoding zinc finger protein CONSTANS-LIKE 2, whose protein sequence is MMELRKYWGVGGRRCGACEGAAPAAVHCRDCAGYLCTGCDARPAHARAGHERVWVCEVCEVSPAAVTCKADAAVLCAACDAEIHHANPLAERHVRVPIAPIGSPEAAAVAAEAMMFCVAGDGEARADQDEVPEQLHQHGGMLNLNVEAGKEGGKMDYLFSDLVDPYLAVDFTRFAHADSVVPSGVATVAVPAVVDLDFACGIGAKPPQTYSSSYTANASGAHSGSSSEVGVVPEAICGGAGSFEIDFTRPKPQAYMPAYTAAPPSHGVTMQQASPVDMGYLTVPERPVAVTGEGRVARLMRYREKRKNRRFEKTIRYASRKAYAESRPRVKGRFAKRTDQDADGEDLDAEAHAVPSSTSYLLDFGYGVVPSF, encoded by the exons ATGATGGAGCTGCGCAAGTACTGGGGCGTGGGGGGCCGGCGGTGCGGGGCGTGCgagggggcggcgccggcggcggtgcACTGCCGGGACTGCGCCGGGTACCTGTGCACGGGGTGCGACGCGCGCCCGGCGCACGCGCGGGCGGGCCACGAGCGCGTCTGGGTGTGCGAGGTCTGCGAGGTCAGCCCAGCCGCGGTCACCTGCAAGGCCGACGCCGCCGTGCTCTGCGCCGCGTGCGACGCCGAAATCCACCACGCCAACCCGCTCGCCGAGCGCCACGTGCGCGTGCCCATCGCGCCCATCGGCTCCCCCGAGGCCGCCGCGGTGGCGGCCGAGGCCATGATGTTCTGCGTCGCCGGTgacggcgaggcgcgggcggATCAGGACGAGGTGCCCGAGCAGCTGCACCAGCACGGGGGGATGCTGAACCTCAACGTGGAGGCCGGCAAGGAGGGCGGGAAGATGGACTACCTCTTCTCCGACCTCGTCGACCCCTACCTCGCCGTCGACTTTACGCGCTTCGCCCACGCTGATAGCGTCGTGCCCAGCGGCGTCGCGACCGTGGCGGTACCCGCCGTCGTGGACCTGGACTTCGCCTGCGGGATCGGCGCCAAGCCGCCGCAGACCTACAGCTCCTCATACACGGCCAACGCCTCCGGCGCGCACAGC GGCTCTTCATCGGAGGTCGGCGTGGTGCCGGAGGCCATCTGCGGCGGCGCGGGCAGCTTCGAGATCGACTTCACCCGGCCCAAGCCGCAGGCGTACATGCCCGCGTACACCGCGGCGCCGCCGAGCCACGGCGTGACTATGCAGCAGGCTTCGCCGGTGGACATGGGGTACTTGACTGTGCCGGAGCGTCCGGTGGCGGTGACCGGGGAGGGCAGGGTGGCGAGGCTGATGCGGTACCGGGAGAAGAGGAAGAACCGCCGGTTCGAGAAGACCATCCGGTACGCGTCCAGGAAGGCCTACGCCGAGTCGCGGCCGCGCGTCAAGGGCCGCTTCGCCAAGCGCACCGACCAGGACGCCGACGGCGAGGACTTGGACGCGGAGGCCCATGCCGTGCCGTCTTCCACCTCCTACTTGCTCGACTTTGGCTACGGCGTCGTGCCGTCCTTCTGA